Genomic DNA from Armatimonadota bacterium:
GTTCCACAACTGGGCCCGCCCCTTCATCGAGGGGTTGGAGCGCGGGGGAGACATCCAGGTGACGCAAATGCCCAGCTGGGAGGTCTACGCCAGCTTCCCCCGCGAGCTGGCCGAGCTGAAGGCCTATCACGTAGTGGTCATCGAAGAGGTGGAGGCCGACATCTTCTACTTCTACCCCGAGTTCTACACCCCCGAGGCCTGGACATCTCCCAGGGTCATCGTGCTGCCCAACCGGCTGGAGCTCATTCGCCAGTTTGTCCAGGAGGGTGGGGGGCTCTTGATGGTGGGTGGGTGGCTCTCCTTCCAGGGGCGGTTCGGCCACGGTGTGTGGCACGGCACGCCCGTGGAAGAGGCGTTGCCCGTAGTCTTCCAGCCCACTGACGACCGGGTGGAGACGCCGCAGGGCGCGCTGGTAACGGTGGTGGACCGGTCGCATCCGGTGATGGGTAGCATCGCCTGGGAGGGCTTTCCCCCGCTCCTGGGCTACAACCGCGCCGCGGCACGGCCCGATGCCCGGGTGCTGGCTACGGTGCGCGCCGGGCCGCAGGCGCCGGAGGATCCCCTGATCGTCGTGCGCGAGTACGGCCGCGGGCGCACCATGGTCTTCGCCTCCGACACCACCCCGCACTGGGGCGTGAACTTCATGAAGTGGCCGGGCTACCAGCAGTTCTGGCGGCAGGCCGTGCTCTGGTTGAGCGGTCAGATGACCGCCCCGCAGGCGGTTCCACCGGGGCGGGAGGCGCGGGCGGGCAGGCGTGTCCCGCAGCGCCGAACGAGCCGGACACGCCACAGGGAGTCTAAGGAGCGGTAGAGGGAGGTGAAAACAGATGCACGTGCGTGCGCTGGTCGCCAGCCTGGCCGTCCTCATGCTGACCGCCACCGCGGCGCTGGGTGCGGCCCCTGTTCAGCTGACCTTCACGGTCTGGTCGTACAGCACCGACGTCATCCTGGACAACATCAAGAAGTTCGAGGCTAGGTATCCCGGGATCAAAGTCAGCCTGCAGGACTTCGCCTGGGAGAAGTACACGGACGTGATGACCGCCCGCTTTGTGGGCAAGACACCCACAGACCTGGCGTACTCCTCCGACCACTGGCTGCAGCAGTGGGCGGCGGCCAACTGGATCGTCCCGCTGGAGGACTACTTCCCTCAGGTGAAGGCGTACAAACCCGACTTCGCCCCCTACGCCATCGAAGGTATGACCTACCGGGGGAAGCTCTACGGGCTGCCCTACTACGCGGACACCATCATCTTCATCTACAACGAGGAGATGCTCAAGCGAGCGGGGTTTACCAAGCCGCCGGCCACCTGGGACGAGGTGACCCGGATGGCTCTGGCCATGAAGGAGAAGAAGATCGTCGAGTACCCCATCATGTTCCAGTTCCAGGACATCACCCCCTGGTACATCGAGGTCTTCCTCTCCATGGTCTACTCCTACAAGAACTACCAGATGTTCGACGCCAGCCTGAACCCGATCTTTGACCGGGAGGGGACGGCTGCCCACAAGGTAGCCCAGTGGCTGGTGGATGGTATGCGCAAGCACAAGATCATCAACCCGGCCTCCCTGGAGACCACGGAGATCCCCCTGGTCAAGGCCATGGGGGCGGGCCAGGTGGCCTTCGCTGTCCTGCCCAAGTACAACCTGGCCGACCTGAACACGCCGGGGGCGCACGCCCAGGCGGGCAAGTTCAAGATGGCCCTGATGCCCGGGGAGACGCACGGGACGGTGGGTTTCGTCCGCTTCTACGCCATGACCAAGATGGCCGCCGACCGGGGGAAGGCCGTGCAGGACGCGGCCTGGAAGTTCCTAGAGTACTTCGGCGGGAAGACGGATGGCAAGTTCGTGGTAGTGAAGCGGTGGGCCCTGGAGAAGGGCCTGGGCTTCGCCCAGCTGCCGCTTTACCAGGATCCCGAGATCCGTGCGGCCATCAACAAGTGGGGCAACGTCAGCCTGGAGGAGGAGCAGGCGAAGGTGGCCCGGGCCAAGGAGGCCCTCACCCCGTTCTGGGGGACCTGGAGCCTGGAGTTTCAGAAGGAGATGAACAAGGCGCTGCTGGGCCAGAAGAGCGCGCTGGATGCCCTCAAGGCCGCGGCGGCCAAGTGGAAGGAGATGAAGAAGTAGGGGGCTCCCGCGCGGATGCCGAAGGGGGACGGCGGGTGGCTGTCCCCCTTCCCGGGACCTTATGCGTCTAGTTGCCCTGCCCCGCCGGCGATACCGTGAGGCGCGCTATGCGTATGCCACGGTGTTGCCGGTCGTGCTGCTGGTGGCGCTCTTCACCATCTACCCGTTGCTCTTCGCCCTCATCACCAGCCTGCGCGAGGTCGTTCTCTACCGGCCCTGGAGCCAGCCCTTCGTCGGATTGAAAAACTACCTGGATGTGGTCCGCAGCGAGTTCTTCGCCAGCGCCTGGGCACACACCCTCACCTTCGTGGTCGGGGCGGTGCCCCTGGCCACGGTGCTGGGCTTTGCCATCGCCCACCTGCTCAACGGGCGAAGCCGGCTGGCGGCCTGGCTGAACGTGACCATTCTCCTGCCCTGGGCCATCCCCACGGTGATCAGCGGGATCATCTGGGCGTGGATCTTCAACAGCAGCTACGGAGCCTTCAACGGGGCGCTCTACTCCCTGGGCCTGATCGACTCCTACGTGCCCTGGCTCTCCCGGCCGCGTTCCGCCCTGCTCTGCGTCCTCTTCGCCCACGTGTGGAAG
This window encodes:
- a CDS encoding glutamine amidotransferase, translating into MIRVLYAGGAGAVFGPLFALSPFALEVKGLQFHNWARPFIEGLERGGDIQVTQMPSWEVYASFPRELAELKAYHVVVIEEVEADIFYFYPEFYTPEAWTSPRVIVLPNRLELIRQFVQEGGGLLMVGGWLSFQGRFGHGVWHGTPVEEALPVVFQPTDDRVETPQGALVTVVDRSHPVMGSIAWEGFPPLLGYNRAAARPDARVLATVRAGPQAPEDPLIVVREYGRGRTMVFASDTTPHWGVNFMKWPGYQQFWRQAVLWLSGQMTAPQAVPPGREARAGRRVPQRRTSRTRHRESKER
- a CDS encoding sugar ABC transporter permease — its product is MRLVALPRRRYREARYAYATVLPVVLLVALFTIYPLLFALITSLREVVLYRPWSQPFVGLKNYLDVVRSEFFASAWAHTLTFVVGAVPLATVLGFAIAHLLNGRSRLAAWLNVTILLPWAIPTVISGIIWAWIFNSSYGAFNGALYSLGLIDSYVPWLSRPRSALLCVLFAHVWKEVPLTSILYLAALQAIPDELYDAARVDGAGTLGILRRVTVPLLLPTTLIIVVYETMVGIVTFDLLYVMTGGGPAGATSLISYYLYNSMFVAYNFGQGAALAVLLAAALVVFILVYMRLLRSEEIYAT
- a CDS encoding extracellular solute-binding protein, with translation MHVRALVASLAVLMLTATAALGAAPVQLTFTVWSYSTDVILDNIKKFEARYPGIKVSLQDFAWEKYTDVMTARFVGKTPTDLAYSSDHWLQQWAAANWIVPLEDYFPQVKAYKPDFAPYAIEGMTYRGKLYGLPYYADTIIFIYNEEMLKRAGFTKPPATWDEVTRMALAMKEKKIVEYPIMFQFQDITPWYIEVFLSMVYSYKNYQMFDASLNPIFDREGTAAHKVAQWLVDGMRKHKIINPASLETTEIPLVKAMGAGQVAFAVLPKYNLADLNTPGAHAQAGKFKMALMPGETHGTVGFVRFYAMTKMAADRGKAVQDAAWKFLEYFGGKTDGKFVVVKRWALEKGLGFAQLPLYQDPEIRAAINKWGNVSLEEEQAKVARAKEALTPFWGTWSLEFQKEMNKALLGQKSALDALKAAAAKWKEMKK